The Acidimicrobiales bacterium genome includes the window TGCAGCGCTTCGACTTCCGGCGCGTGCCGGGGCTCGCGATCGAACACCTGCTTGCGGATGTCGCCGCGAAGGAGTTCGAGCAGGTTGATACGGATGCGGTGCTGCTTCTGGCGACGGCCGCCCAGGGCAGCCTTCGCGACGCGCTGGTGCTGCTCGAGCAGGCGTTGGGCGCCGGCGAGCGCCCCGTCACGGTCGCGGTTGCACGGCGTTCGCTCGGCCTCACCGACCCGTCGATCCTGCATGCGCTCGTCACCGCCCTGGCCGGCGCCGACCCTGCGGGAACGCTGCGCGCCGCCGCTGCCGCATTCGACGCGGGCGCCGATCCCCGTCAGCTCTTTCGCGACGTGGCCAGACTCGCGCGGGCTGCGGAGCTGGTGGCGCTCGGGTATCCGGAAGGAGCGTCGGTGGGACCCGACGAGGTGGGCCTGGTCACGGACCTCGGCGCCATCGCGCCCGCGGGTCTCTGGTTGCGGCTACTCGAACTCGTCGCCGAGGCGGAGATGAACCTCCGGCAGTCGGTCGATGCGCGGATGCTCGTCGAGGTCTGCCTGCTGCGTGCGCTGCGGCCGCCCGCCGCGGACGGGGAGTCCGCCGGCATGGCGGCCCTGGAGGCGCGCGTGGTGGCGCTGGAGCGCAGTGCTGGGGCCGGGGCGCCGGCTCGTGCAGCAGGTCGGAGTGGCGGGACGGAGCCCGTGTCTGCGCCTCTTCACGCCGTCCCAGCCGCTCTCCCGGTTCAAGCCGCCGTGCCGGAGGCACCGGTTCAGCCCGCGGTGGCGCCTGTCAGCGCCGCAGCTGAAGCGCCGGCGACCGGAGCGGACGCCACGGGTGCGCCAGACGGGCCGTCAGCGCCCATCCAGGCCCCGGACGCGGTGGAGGTGACCGGTAGGCGAGACCTCTC containing:
- the dnaX gene encoding DNA polymerase III subunit gamma/tau, giving the protein MSLALYRKYRPQRFADLVGQEVVAQTLLNEVRSGGLVHGYLFAGVRGTGKTSTARILARAVNCEALIDGEPDNMCAACLEILSGAAVDVLEIDAASNRSIDDMRELRERVGYLPASLRRKVYIIDEAHMLTTDAWNAFLKTLEEPPPHVLFVLATTEPHKVPETIRSRVQRFDFRRVPGLAIEHLLADVAAKEFEQVDTDAVLLLATAAQGSLRDALVLLEQALGAGERPVTVAVARRSLGLTDPSILHALVTALAGADPAGTLRAAAAAFDAGADPRQLFRDVARLARAAELVALGYPEGASVGPDEVGLVTDLGAIAPAGLWLRLLELVAEAEMNLRQSVDARMLVEVCLLRALRPPAADGESAGMAALEARVVALERSAGAGAPARAAGRSGGTEPVSAPLHAVPAALPVQAAVPEAPVQPAVAPVSAAAEAPATGADATGAPDGPSAPIQAPDAVEVTGRRDLSSVSGWVAEWPVVIEAVARANKGLAGVLRDCKPIEADSTSVTIGTQGRFHLEQISDKDKCAVIAAAMSSIGGRPIEVITKFIGEERPRGATGTVSDVTQAVLDTFAGSRVTATRLHDDTRLGPPGPVNGA